Genomic segment of Synechococcus sp. A18-25c:
TGGATCGCACAACGGTCAACGCATCCTCTTTTTGATCGCTTCTGGCATGAGCACCGCAGGATCCTTTGCGGGGCTCACTGCCAAAGGCTGGATCCTGATGGAACAAACGGCAGATCCGATGGTGCTGGCGCTGCATTTTGCTGCGCTGTCACTTCCCACGATGCTGGTGAGTGGGCCGGCAGGCGTTCGCACGGATCGCGTGGGATGTGAACGCGTGCTGATTCAGGCGCAATGGGCGCTGCTCGGGGCCGGTCTTCTGGCCGCTCTAGCGATCCCCATGCTGGAGGGTCAGACCCAGGTGCTGATGCTGTTAGCCAGCACACTGCTGGCGGGCGTCGCGGGCGCTTACGAACTCACGGCCAGAAACAAATACTGCGCGCTGCTCGTTGATGACACCCGCCAGCTGGCGCCCTATCTGACGAGCTTCTCCGTGGTGTTCAACGTGGGCAAGCTGGTGGGACCCCTTCTAGGCGGCTGGTTGGTCACCCTCACGGGACCAGCTCAGGCACTCACACTGGATGCCGCCACGTATCTTTTGCCTATCGCCAGTGTGATCTGGCTGCTGAAACCACGGCTGGAGCTGGAGCAGCGGAGCACGCCCGGCAAGACAGCCTCCCTGAGTGTGGCCTGGCGAGATTGTGGAAGCACCCTGCGCAACGTGCTGACGTTCACAGCTCTGATGTGCGTCGTGGGCTTTTTTCATCCTGGACTCGGACCCTTGATCGCGGCGCGAGAACTGGGAACCGCCCCGATGGACTTGGCCCTGTTCACCAGTGTTCTGGCGCTGGGGAGCATTGCGGGAGGGATTGTGCTGCAGCGAAACAGCCATCGCTTCTGCAGCAGACCCTCATTGACGCTGGCAGGCTTCGGTCTCATCACAGCTTTGGCACAGCTGGGCATGGCGCGCGGTGGCAGCACGATCTTCGTGCTGGCCATGACGTTGCTGATCGGAGCCGGCACCGCTGGGTTACTGAGCAGCAGCAACCTCATCACGCAGGTGGGTGCGCCTCAGATTTTGCGAGGAAGGATGGCTGGCTTAAGCCAGATTGCCTTCCTGGGTGGCGGCGGTTTGAGCGGTCTCATCGCAGCACAGCTGACAATCTCCCTCGGACTACCAACGACCTTTGCCATCACAGGAGGGATCGGAGTTGTCTTGGCGTTGTGGGAAATCTGGCGTCGTGGCGGGACGATGCTGACCGAGGTCAGATCAGCTTGATGCAGCGCAACACAAAACTGATGACGGCAGCGGTGACAAGGCCGGCACCGACAAGACCCAGATAGATGACGACGCCCATGGCTGTCACAAATGGCTGCAACCATTAGATCAGAAACCGAAGCTCAGATAGCCAGATCCGCTTTAAGATTCCGCACAACGAAATCAAATGGGATCGGACGGTTCTCTCCCAAGGGTCGACCGCAGGCAACAGACACTCACCTCCACGCCACGGATCATGCGCACCCTTTTCATCTATCCCCTGTTCCCGAAAACCTTCTGGAGCTACGAAAAAATTCTGGAGCTGGTGAACCGCAAGGTTCTGCTTCCTCCTTTAGGTCTCGTCACTGTGGCGGCACTGCTTCCTCAGGAATGGGACATGAAGCTGGTCGACCGCAATGTCCGTGAGATCACCGAGGCCGAGTGGGATTGGGCGGAACTGGTGGTGATTTCCGGAATGATCGTTCAGAAGGACGACATGCAGGCGCAAATTGCTGAAGCCAAGCAGCGGGGCTTGCCGGTGGCCGTGGGTGGCCCTTACGCCAGTTCCACCCCTGATGCCCCTGAAATCGCCCAAGCCGACTTCAAAGTGCTGGACGAAGGCGAGATCACTCTTCCTCAATTCGTCGAAGCCATCCAGCGTGGTGACACCAGTGGACGCTTCAGCGCCGAAGGTGACAAACCCGATGTCACCGCAACCCCGATTCCACGCTTCGATTTGCTTGAACTGGATGCCTACGACTCAATGAGCGTGCAGTTTTCACGGGGCTGTCCTTTCAACTGCGAGTTCTGCGACATCATCGTTCTCTACGGACGCAAGCCACGCACCAAACATCCCGAACAGCTGATCGCCGAGCTGCAGTACCTCCACGACCTGGGATGGAGACGCTCCATCTTTTTGGTGGACGACAACTTCATCGGCAACAAGCGCAACGCCAAGCTGCTGCTTCCGCAGATCAAAACCTGGCAAGAGGAGCGGGGTTACCCCTTCAGCTTCGCCACCGAGGCATCCGTCGACCTTGCTGACGACGATGAAATGATGCGGATGATGCACGAAGCACGCTTCGAAAGTGTGTTTCTTGGCATCGAAACACCGGATGAAGCCAGCCTGGAAACCTCACGCAAAATTCAAAACACCCGCAACCCACTGGATGCGGCGGTCGACCGGATCACCGCCAACGGTATCCGTGTGATGGCTGGATTCATCATCGGTTTCGACGGTGAAAAAGAGGGCGCAGGCCGTCGCATCGTCGAGTTCGTCACACGCACTGGCATCCCCGCCGCGATGATGGGAATGCTGCAAGCGCTTCCCAATACAGCGCTTTGGCATCGTCTTGAGAAAGAGGGCCGACTGATTCAAGACAAGGACGCCGCCAAAGGCGTTAATCAGACCAACCTGTTGAACTTCAAGCCGACGCGACCGATCCGCGACATTGCCAACGAATACGTGGAGGCGTTCTGTGAGCTCTATGAACCCAATGCCTACATGGATCGGGTGTATTCCTACTATTTGAAAATGGGAGCCCCGCGTTGGAAAGGGAGCGCATCCCTACCCACCTGGACCGACATCCGAGCTCTCTCCATCGTGGTGTGGCGCCAGGGAATGAAACGCAGCACCCGCAGCCGC
This window contains:
- a CDS encoding B12-binding domain-containing radical SAM protein, with the protein product MRTLFIYPLFPKTFWSYEKILELVNRKVLLPPLGLVTVAALLPQEWDMKLVDRNVREITEAEWDWAELVVISGMIVQKDDMQAQIAEAKQRGLPVAVGGPYASSTPDAPEIAQADFKVLDEGEITLPQFVEAIQRGDTSGRFSAEGDKPDVTATPIPRFDLLELDAYDSMSVQFSRGCPFNCEFCDIIVLYGRKPRTKHPEQLIAELQYLHDLGWRRSIFLVDDNFIGNKRNAKLLLPQIKTWQEERGYPFSFATEASVDLADDDEMMRMMHEARFESVFLGIETPDEASLETSRKIQNTRNPLDAAVDRITANGIRVMAGFIIGFDGEKEGAGRRIVEFVTRTGIPAAMMGMLQALPNTALWHRLEKEGRLIQDKDAAKGVNQTNLLNFKPTRPIRDIANEYVEAFCELYEPNAYMDRVYSYYLKMGAPRWKGSASLPTWTDIRALSIVVWRQGMKRSTRSRFWRYMLSMARRNPAMLEQFLVVLAHNEHFLEYRAIVQQEIREQLESLPPEEPSAPRELQPA
- a CDS encoding cytochrome B6; this encodes MGVVIYLGLVGAGLVTAAVISFVLRCIKLI
- a CDS encoding MFS transporter, which translates into the protein MSGSGSHNGQRILFLIASGMSTAGSFAGLTAKGWILMEQTADPMVLALHFAALSLPTMLVSGPAGVRTDRVGCERVLIQAQWALLGAGLLAALAIPMLEGQTQVLMLLASTLLAGVAGAYELTARNKYCALLVDDTRQLAPYLTSFSVVFNVGKLVGPLLGGWLVTLTGPAQALTLDAATYLLPIASVIWLLKPRLELEQRSTPGKTASLSVAWRDCGSTLRNVLTFTALMCVVGFFHPGLGPLIAARELGTAPMDLALFTSVLALGSIAGGIVLQRNSHRFCSRPSLTLAGFGLITALAQLGMARGGSTIFVLAMTLLIGAGTAGLLSSSNLITQVGAPQILRGRMAGLSQIAFLGGGGLSGLIAAQLTISLGLPTTFAITGGIGVVLALWEIWRRGGTMLTEVRSA